Below is a window of Oceanipulchritudo coccoides DNA.
CCCGCCCGCTCGGCTGTGGTTTCCGTGACAACAGCCAGCATCGTGGAGATCATGCGGAATCCTAACCGGAGCCCGATCGAGGAATTCCTGCGCCGCTATTACGGCATGCCGGACAGCACACCCAATCCCCGCCAGCGTCAGGCTCCTGAGGAACCCATCGAGCGGCGCATTCCGAACGGTCTCGGTTCCGGCGTTATTATTTCCAGCGACGGATACATTCTCACCAACAACCATGTGGTTTCCGATGAATCTGGAGATCCGGCTGACGAAATCACCGTGCATCTGGATGACGGATCGCAGGTGGACGCCGTTCTGGTTGGTCGAGATGAACGAACGGATGTGGCCTTGCTGAAGATTGAGCAGGATGACCTGCCTTTTATCCAGATGGCCGATAGCGATATGCTCCGGGTCGGGGATATTGTGTTTGCGATTGGTAACCCGCTTGGGGTGGGACAGACCAGCACGATGGGGATTGTTTCCGCGACCAAGCGGAGCAATCTGGGCCTTCTTGGAAATCAGGGCTACGAGAATTTTATCCAGACAGATGCTGCCATCAATCGGGGTAATTCCGGAGGAGCGTTGGTTGATGCAAAAGGGCGCCTGGTTGGTATCAATACAGCAATTTTCTCGCAGACCGGCGGCAATATCGGGATCGGTTTTGCGGTCCCTTCCAGCCTGGCCCGCACTGTCGTCCTCGAGCTCATTGAAAACGGGAAGGTTCGCCGTGGTTATCTGGGGGTCTCGATCAGTGACTTGAATCAGGACATGGCAGAAGCCTTCCAGACCGGAACAACTGATGGAGCGCTTGTCGAGGTTGTCCAGGAAGGCACGCCCGCCGCACGCGCTGGAATGAAGCGGGGAGATGTGATCCGCAAGATCGACAACTATCCGGTTGAATCGGTTGCCGACCTGCGACTCAAGGTGGCATCCCTGCGTCCCGGCACTGAGGTGTCAGTTCTGGTCATCCGCGAAGGTGAAGAGGAAACCCTCAAGGTCACGCTTGGGAGTCTCGATGATCCAACGGCGGTCGTGACCAGTGAGGAGTCCCCCATAGACGGGGTCGGGCTGGAGCCCGTTACTCCGGCTATTGAGGACGAGTGGAATCTCAACGTGGACACCGGCCTGCTCATTACTGAAGTCAATCCACGGTCGCCACACGCACAGGTTCTTGCCCGGGGAATGGTCATTCTCGAGGTGAATGATGAGCCGGTTGAGACAGTCGGTCAGTTGAACAACCTGCTTGTTCCCGGCAAGGTGA
It encodes the following:
- a CDS encoding Do family serine endopeptidase, with amino-acid sequence MKLSTHTKPFASSRRLFALGLMVIAGTGLHAETDFPLSTEPVDDGSAPHLASYADILEPARSAVVSVTTASIVEIMRNPNRSPIEEFLRRYYGMPDSTPNPRQRQAPEEPIERRIPNGLGSGVIISSDGYILTNNHVVSDESGDPADEITVHLDDGSQVDAVLVGRDERTDVALLKIEQDDLPFIQMADSDMLRVGDIVFAIGNPLGVGQTSTMGIVSATKRSNLGLLGNQGYENFIQTDAAINRGNSGGALVDAKGRLVGINTAIFSQTGGNIGIGFAVPSSLARTVVLELIENGKVRRGYLGVSISDLNQDMAEAFQTGTTDGALVEVVQEGTPAARAGMKRGDVIRKIDNYPVESVADLRLKVASLRPGTEVSVLVIREGEEETLKVTLGSLDDPTAVVTSEESPIDGVGLEPVTPAIEDEWNLNVDTGLLITEVNPRSPHAQVLARGMVILEVNDEPVETVGQLNNLLVPGKVNKLWVVYRGNRGFIALRME